The window CTGACGCCCCGGAACAGGTCCGACGAGGCGTATACGTTTGTCGGGATCGGAGGTAACTTCATCAGTTTTGACAAGTTTGATCCGAAACGGCGCTAAGGATTGCGGTCGCTCACATGCGCCTCTAACTTGCCCTGTCAATCATTCCACACTTCTCTATGTCACAGCTGCGAATACAGGATCCTGAGATCTTCGGCGCTATCGAGAAGGAAGTTCACAGGCAGAACGAAGGCCTGGAGCTGATCGCATCCGAGAATTTTGTTTCCAGGTCCGTTCTGGAGGCGATGGGCTCACCACTGACCAACAAGTATGCCGAGGGCCTTCCCGGCAAACGCTATTATGGTGGGTGTCAGTTCGTCGACCAGGCAGAGGACATCGCGCGCCGTCGTGCATGCGAGCTATTCAAGTGCGACTGGGTCAACGTGCAGCCACATTCCGGTGCGTCCGCAAATGCCGCCGTATATCTCACACTTGTTGAACCGGGCGACACGTTTCTTGGATTGGACCTCGCGCACGGCGGCCACCTGACGCACGGAAGCCCCGTCAACTTCTCGGGGATCTTGTATCACGCCGAATACTACGGCGTAGAGCCCGACGGACCGCTGGCGGGTCGTATCGACATGGATCGCGTGCGCGACAAGGCCCTTGAAGTACGCCCCAAGATGATATCCATCGGAGCCAGCGCGTACCCTCGTGACTTCGACTATGTGGCGTTCCGCTCGATTGCCGACGAGGTCGGGGCATTCCTTTGGATGGACATGGCGCACACGGCCGGTTTGATTGCGGCCGGCATTCTCAACGACCCGTTACCGCACGCCCACGTCGCATCGACGACGACGCACAAGACGCTGCGCGGACCTCGCGGTGGCATGCTCCTGATTGGACGCGATTACGAGAACCCGTTTGGAAAGGTGGCCCCCAAAAGCGGGCGCGTGAAGAACATGAGTGAGTTGCTAGACTCGGCCGTGTTCCCCGGTATGCAGGGCGGACCGCTGATGCACGTCATTGCCGCCAAGGCCGTCGCCTTTGCTGAGGCGCTGCAGCCGTCCTTCAAGGACTACGCGAGACAAGTGATCACCAACGCGGCCACAATGTCCGACGCCTTCATGGAACTGGGATACGACGTCGTTTCCGGCGGCACGGACAACCATCTTATGCTGATCGATCTCCGTAACAAGGGCCTGACCGGAAAGGAGGCTGAGGAGACGCTCGGCCGGGCGGAAATCACGGTCAACAAGAACATGGTGCCTTTTGACGACAAGAGCCCCTTTGTAACGAGCGGGATACGTGTCGGTACGCCGGCAATGACGTCTCGTGGCTTCGGATCCGACGAGTTTCGCGAGGTCGTCCACCTTATTGATCGCGCATTGACAAACCGCGGAAAAGAAGACGTACTCAGTAAAGTGAAGGGCTCCGTTCGCGATCTGTGCGATAAATTTCCACTTTATGATTTCGTTGTTGCCTGAATGCACTCTCCAGCCATGAAACGAATCGACCGAATTTGAGCGTCGACGACCCGTCTCACACTGCACGATATGCCACACGACAGCCTGAGCCCTGAGGTCTACACCGAGCTGGTTGAGCTGGGCCGCCGACT of the Rhodothermales bacterium genome contains:
- a CDS encoding serine hydroxymethyltransferase, with product MSQLRIQDPEIFGAIEKEVHRQNEGLELIASENFVSRSVLEAMGSPLTNKYAEGLPGKRYYGGCQFVDQAEDIARRRACELFKCDWVNVQPHSGASANAAVYLTLVEPGDTFLGLDLAHGGHLTHGSPVNFSGILYHAEYYGVEPDGPLAGRIDMDRVRDKALEVRPKMISIGASAYPRDFDYVAFRSIADEVGAFLWMDMAHTAGLIAAGILNDPLPHAHVASTTTHKTLRGPRGGMLLIGRDYENPFGKVAPKSGRVKNMSELLDSAVFPGMQGGPLMHVIAAKAVAFAEALQPSFKDYARQVITNAATMSDAFMELGYDVVSGGTDNHLMLIDLRNKGLTGKEAEETLGRAEITVNKNMVPFDDKSPFVTSGIRVGTPAMTSRGFGSDEFREVVHLIDRALTNRGKEDVLSKVKGSVRDLCDKFPLYDFVVA